In one window of Cherax quadricarinatus isolate ZL_2023a chromosome 27, ASM3850222v1, whole genome shotgun sequence DNA:
- the LOC128691147 gene encoding uncharacterized protein, protein MKDSPARVWLVTRDDLAQDNSSNSPRTFFRSSSHKRDTSISENRALLATSTASSSHKRDTSISENRALLATSTASSSHKRDTSISNSISEHRSLLVTSSAPASSISTNQGNPGSAYKRFRQWIGTLLRSRIKPTDVVLVRGICQPLLKDEELNSDETK, encoded by the coding sequence ATGAAGGACTCCCCTGCTCGCGTCTGGCTGGTGACCAGAGACGACCTCGCTCaggacaacagcagcaatagcccTAGGACCTTCTTCAGGAGTAGTAGCCACAAGCGTGACACCAGTATCAGTGAGAATAGAGCTCTACTCGCCACCTCCACCGCCAGTAGTAGCCACAAGCGTGACACCAGTATCAGTGAGAATAGAGCTCTACTCGCCACCTCCACCGCTAGTAGTAGCCACAAGCGTgacaccagcatcagtaacagcatcagtgaGCACAGATCTCTGTTGGTCACTTCCAGCGCCCCAGCCTCCTCCATCAGTACAAATCAAGGCAATCCTGGCTCAGCCTACAAGCGTTTTCGTCAGTGGATCGGGACACTTCTTCGATCCAGGATCAAACCCACGGATGTAGTACTAGTCAGGGGCATCTGCCAGCCACTGCTTAAAGACGAAGAATTGAATTCTGATGAAACGAAATAG